Proteins from a genomic interval of Acetobacterium woodii DSM 1030:
- a CDS encoding ATP-binding cassette domain-containing protein, producing the protein MSDNYIQVSGARERNLKNINVLIHKKEITVFTGVSGSGKSSLVFDTIAAESQRQLNETYTSFIRHRMPHYGKPDVDTIENLSVAFIINQKRLGGNARSTVGTITDIYSVLRLLFSRIGEPFVGYSDVFSFNNPAGMCEYCEGLGKIETIDIERLLDKNKSLNEGAIRFPTFEPSGWRLTRYIHSGFFNNDKTIKDYSTEELELLLYADGIKVKNPTPEWHKTSLYEGLLPRIERSFLKKEDGEKVRYGKEIERFVVKQGCPHCHGTRLNDKVLSCKVNGKNIAECADMQINELLDFVQSIHAPVAATIVSELVNRIQHMISIGLGYLNLGRETSTLSGGESQRIKMVSQLGSSLTDLTYIFDEPSIGLHPHDISKINELMRLLRDKGNTVLIVEHDPDMIKIADHIIDMGPGAGSHGGEVVYQGNLDGLKTAGTLTGKYLSYCPKLKSDIRAPKTWLSIQNATMHNLKNLSVDIPRGVMTVVTGVAGSGKSTLINGVLPRLYPETVFIDQKGIQASKRSNIATFTGIFDIIRKLFTKRNGVSASLFSFNSQGACPACKGLGVTYTDLAFMDTIVTVCEECHGNRYTDEVLAYQLRGKSIADVLKMTVTEALEYFQEKEIITVLKRLSDVGITYVSLGQPLSTLSGGELQRIKLASELENGGQIYVLDEPSTGLHMADIKQLISVMNRLVEQNSTLIVIEHNLDIICQADWIIDIGPYAGQNGGKIMFTGLPKDLINCPDSLTGKHLKKYINEK; encoded by the coding sequence CAGTTTTATCCGCCACCGTATGCCACATTACGGAAAACCCGATGTGGACACCATTGAAAATTTGTCCGTAGCCTTTATTATCAATCAAAAACGATTAGGTGGTAATGCTCGTTCAACAGTTGGAACAATTACAGATATTTATTCTGTATTACGTTTATTGTTTTCCAGAATTGGAGAGCCATTTGTCGGTTATTCAGACGTTTTTTCATTCAACAATCCGGCTGGAATGTGTGAATATTGCGAGGGCTTGGGCAAAATTGAAACCATTGATATTGAAAGGCTGTTAGATAAAAATAAATCCTTAAATGAGGGGGCTATCCGTTTTCCAACTTTTGAACCCAGCGGTTGGCGATTAACCCGCTATATTCATTCAGGCTTTTTTAATAATGACAAAACAATTAAGGACTATTCTACCGAAGAACTGGAGCTGTTACTTTACGCTGATGGAATTAAGGTTAAAAATCCTACCCCCGAATGGCATAAAACCTCATTGTATGAGGGTTTGCTTCCACGCATTGAACGGAGTTTTCTTAAAAAAGAAGATGGAGAAAAGGTTAGATATGGAAAAGAAATTGAGCGGTTTGTTGTAAAGCAGGGTTGTCCCCACTGTCATGGAACACGCTTGAATGATAAGGTACTATCTTGCAAAGTGAACGGAAAAAATATTGCGGAATGCGCAGATATGCAAATAAATGAGCTTTTGGATTTTGTTCAATCTATTCATGCTCCCGTAGCCGCTACAATCGTTTCGGAACTTGTGAATCGGATTCAGCACATGATATCCATTGGGCTAGGCTATTTAAACTTAGGCAGAGAAACCTCTACACTTTCAGGTGGAGAGTCGCAAAGAATTAAAATGGTTAGCCAGCTTGGCAGTAGCTTGACCGACCTTACTTACATTTTTGACGAACCGAGTATAGGGCTTCACCCTCATGACATAAGCAAAATTAATGAGCTTATGAGGTTGTTGCGTGACAAAGGGAACACTGTTCTGATCGTAGAGCATGATCCAGACATGATAAAAATTGCAGACCATATTATTGATATGGGACCAGGTGCAGGAAGCCACGGAGGGGAAGTTGTATATCAAGGAAATTTGGATGGGCTGAAAACAGCGGGTACCCTCACGGGAAAATACTTATCCTACTGCCCCAAACTAAAATCTGATATTCGTGCCCCGAAAACTTGGCTTTCTATTCAAAATGCAACCATGCATAATTTGAAGAACCTTTCGGTTGATATACCAAGAGGAGTAATGACTGTTGTAACCGGAGTTGCCGGTTCAGGAAAAAGTACGCTTATTAATGGGGTATTGCCACGGTTATATCCAGAAACTGTTTTTATTGACCAGAAAGGAATTCAAGCGTCAAAACGTTCCAACATTGCAACCTTTACAGGTATCTTTGATATTATCAGAAAATTATTTACGAAAAGGAACGGTGTAAGCGCCTCCCTATTCAGTTTCAATTCACAAGGTGCTTGTCCTGCCTGCAAAGGTCTAGGAGTTACTTATACAGATTTGGCGTTTATGGATACAATTGTTACGGTATGTGAGGAATGTCACGGAAACCGTTATACGGACGAAGTGCTTGCCTATCAGCTAAGAGGAAAAAGTATTGCCGATGTTCTTAAAATGACGGTCACAGAAGCCTTAGAATATTTTCAGGAAAAAGAAATCATAACGGTACTAAAACGGCTTTCAGACGTTGGTATCACTTATGTTTCTTTAGGACAACCATTAAGCACGCTTTCAGGTGGTGAATTACAGCGAATTAAACTTGCTTCCGAACTCGAAAACGGTGGTCAGATTTATGTTTTGGACGAACCGTCAACAGGTTTGCATATGGCTGATATAAAACAGTTGATTAGTGTAATGAATCGCCTTGTAGAACAAAATTCCACTCTTATTGTTATAGAACACAATTTGGATATTATTTGTCAAGCAGATTGGATTATTGACATAGGCCCCTATGCAGGACAGAATGGTGGTAAGATCATGTTTACAGGATTACCAAAAGATTTAATCAACTGTCCCGATTCTTTAACTGGAAAGCACTTGAAAAAGTATATTAATGAAAAATAG
- a CDS encoding MarR family winged helix-turn-helix transcriptional regulator, translating to MAIKELEESYVPFQCMIVSDSNRFNVEGVSTAQYYILDTLNKQGAKTTKELAEMRGISQSGISKLTKRLLEKKYIIQERQANDRRSYNIVLTKDGKAFLNRVEDFGNEIMNLIEEALTEEEVHAFSMMCKRVTSLYARKQ from the coding sequence ATGGCTATAAAAGAATTAGAGGAAAGTTATGTTCCCTTTCAATGCATGATTGTATCAGATTCAAATCGGTTCAATGTTGAGGGTGTTTCAACGGCACAATACTATATCCTCGATACATTGAATAAGCAAGGGGCGAAAACCACGAAAGAACTTGCTGAAATGAGAGGTATCTCACAATCTGGTATTTCAAAATTAACAAAGCGTTTGCTGGAAAAAAAGTATATTATTCAGGAAAGGCAGGCGAATGACCGCCGCTCTTACAATATTGTTCTTACCAAAGATGGAAAAGCTTTTTTAAATCGTGTTGAGGATTTTGGAAATGAAATTATGAACCTAATTGAAGAAGCATTAACAGAGGAAGAAGTACATGCCTTTTCAATGATGTGCAAAAGGGTTACGAGCTTATACGCAAGAAAGCAATAG
- a CDS encoding transposase yields the protein MDSPNTLILDHYFPSDVLKITEVIETDKIIIHMKSLSRTCVCPRCHQTLKHYHGTYTRKVQDLPILGKNVQLRIKAHEYICDNEACSVKTVAETFDGFLNTNRRMTQRCEDFICMLAMETSCEGCARICQAMNLNISGDSVIRFLTEHYESQPVPVCSETIGVDDFAFKKRSRYGTVIVDEATHKPVAVLDGRDSNTFKAWLRQNRQVKRITRDRAGAYASAIGEILPDAMQIADRFHLHQNLLEAVQNALKSVIPANIKISVDQEQPAGQQPTERTAKERIKKK from the coding sequence ATGGATTCACCAAATACCCTGATTTTGGATCATTACTTCCCATCCGATGTTTTAAAGATCACGGAAGTAATTGAAACTGATAAAATCATTATTCATATGAAATCTCTTTCCAGAACCTGTGTCTGTCCCAGGTGTCACCAGACACTTAAGCATTATCACGGTACCTATACAAGAAAAGTTCAGGATCTTCCCATACTGGGAAAAAATGTTCAGCTCCGGATTAAAGCCCATGAGTACATCTGTGACAATGAAGCGTGCTCGGTTAAAACCGTTGCTGAAACATTTGATGGCTTTCTTAACACAAACCGAAGAATGACTCAGCGATGTGAAGATTTCATCTGTATGCTGGCAATGGAAACCAGTTGTGAGGGGTGCGCACGGATCTGTCAGGCAATGAATCTGAATATCAGCGGCGATAGCGTGATTCGCTTTCTGACAGAACATTATGAGTCTCAGCCGGTTCCAGTTTGTAGTGAAACGATTGGTGTTGATGATTTTGCCTTCAAAAAAAGAAGCCGATACGGAACGGTGATTGTTGACGAAGCCACCCACAAACCGGTTGCAGTTCTGGATGGTCGTGACAGCAATACATTCAAGGCCTGGTTGCGGCAGAACAGACAGGTCAAGCGGATCACTCGAGACCGTGCCGGGGCCTATGCTTCCGCTATTGGGGAAATCCTGCCCGATGCCATGCAGATTGCCGACCGATTTCACCTTCATCAGAATCTATTGGAGGCCGTTCAGAATGCACTCAAATCAGTTATCCCGGCTAATATAAAAATATCAGTTGATCAGGAACAGCCTGCTGGACAGCAACCGACAGAAAGAACTGCAAAAGAAAGGATTAAAAAAAAATGA